The following coding sequences are from one Pseudomonas mendocina window:
- a CDS encoding tetratricopeptide repeat protein, giving the protein MPLVRLLPLVIAASLVSACAPTTPLFIAQLTTNEVVEYKALKTKRMTAAIEEEGDLFTYSAMAIRDAHSDKAEALYLDGYRDRQLSGEVRAIALYQIGLIYMNRFNEQRDDPKALNYFYKVLNEFPASQAANRAEERIATIRQRDDEPIHKTSRELLAHWQPSQNLDLYKPSLDPDMTLLSRRAVLKGRVDEAEQLYMLGLADPHVPADIKEKALYQLALMHMAPDNPAANRDKAVAYLRRLLVQFPDGELNAKAARHLDLALNPAIR; this is encoded by the coding sequence ATGCCGCTCGTTCGCCTGCTTCCCCTCGTTATCGCTGCCAGCCTGGTCAGTGCCTGCGCCCCGACCACACCGCTGTTCATCGCCCAACTCACCACCAACGAAGTGGTCGAGTACAAAGCGCTGAAGACCAAGCGTATGACCGCCGCCATCGAGGAAGAAGGCGACCTGTTTACCTACAGCGCCATGGCCATCCGTGACGCCCACAGCGACAAAGCCGAAGCGCTGTACCTGGACGGCTACCGCGACCGCCAATTGAGCGGCGAAGTGCGTGCCATCGCCCTGTACCAGATCGGCCTGATCTACATGAATCGCTTCAACGAACAGCGCGACGACCCCAAGGCGCTCAACTACTTCTACAAGGTACTCAACGAATTTCCGGCCAGCCAGGCCGCCAACCGCGCCGAGGAGCGCATTGCCACGATCCGCCAACGCGACGACGAGCCGATCCACAAGACCTCGCGCGAGCTGCTGGCACACTGGCAGCCCAGCCAGAACCTCGATCTGTACAAACCCAGCCTCGACCCGGACATGACCCTGCTATCGCGCCGCGCCGTGCTCAAGGGCCGCGTCGACGAAGCCGAGCAGCTTTACATGCTCGGTCTGGCCGATCCGCACGTACCGGCCGACATCAAAGAAAAAGCGCTGTACCAACTGGCGCTGATGCACATGGCGCCAGACAACCCGGCGGCCAACCGCGACAAGGCCGTCGCCTACCTGCGTCGCCTGCTCGTGCAGTTTCCCGATGGCGAACTCAACGCCAAGGCCGCCCGCCATCTCGACCTGGCGCTGAACCCGGCAATACGCTGA
- the pyk gene encoding pyruvate kinase, protein MTFRRTKIVATLGPASNSPEVLEQLILAGLDVARLNFSHGTPDDHKARAQLVRELAAKHGRHVALLGDLQGPKIRIAKFENKRIELKDGDLFRLSSSHSRTAGTQEVVGIDYPALIQDCDVGDELLLDDGRVVMRVELKGADELHCRVLIGGPLSDNKGINRRGGGLTAPALTEKDKADIKVAAEMDLDYLAVSFPRDAADMDYARRLLTEAGGTAWLVAKIERAEAVADDEALDGLIRASDAVMVARGDLAVEIGDAELVGIQKKIIAHARRLNKAVITATQMMESMIHSPMPTRAEVSDVANAALDYTDAVMLSAESAAGEYPVEAVQAMARVCLGAEKHPTSQKSSHRIGRQFQRCDESVALATMYTANHFPGVKAIISLTESGYSPLIMSRIRSSIPIFAFTPHREAQARVALFRGVYTVPFDPASLPANKVSQAAVDELLKRGVVEPGDWVILTKGDSYHGTGGTNTMKILHVGDQMV, encoded by the coding sequence ATGACCTTTCGCCGTACCAAAATCGTCGCCACCCTGGGCCCGGCCAGCAACTCGCCGGAAGTGCTCGAGCAACTGATTCTCGCGGGCCTGGATGTGGCCCGCCTGAATTTCTCCCACGGCACGCCCGACGATCACAAGGCCCGCGCCCAACTGGTGCGCGAGCTGGCGGCCAAGCATGGGCGCCACGTGGCACTGCTCGGCGACCTGCAAGGCCCGAAGATCCGCATCGCCAAATTCGAGAACAAGCGCATCGAGCTCAAGGATGGCGACCTGTTCCGCCTCTCCTCCAGCCACTCGCGCACTGCCGGTACCCAGGAAGTGGTCGGCATCGACTACCCGGCGCTGATCCAGGACTGCGATGTCGGTGACGAACTGCTGCTCGACGATGGCCGTGTGGTCATGCGCGTCGAACTCAAGGGCGCCGACGAGCTGCATTGCCGCGTACTGATCGGTGGCCCGCTGTCCGACAACAAGGGCATCAACCGCCGCGGCGGCGGCCTGACCGCACCGGCCCTGACCGAGAAAGACAAGGCCGATATCAAAGTCGCCGCCGAAATGGATCTGGACTACCTCGCCGTATCCTTCCCGCGTGATGCCGCCGACATGGACTACGCCCGTCGCCTGCTCACCGAGGCCGGTGGTACTGCCTGGCTGGTGGCCAAGATCGAGCGCGCCGAAGCCGTGGCCGATGACGAAGCCCTCGACGGTCTGATCCGCGCCAGCGACGCGGTGATGGTGGCCCGTGGCGACCTGGCCGTGGAAATCGGCGACGCCGAACTGGTCGGCATCCAGAAGAAAATCATCGCCCACGCCCGTCGCCTGAACAAAGCGGTGATCACCGCCACCCAGATGATGGAGTCGATGATCCACAGCCCGATGCCGACCCGCGCCGAAGTGTCCGATGTGGCCAACGCTGCGCTGGACTACACCGATGCCGTGATGCTCTCTGCTGAAAGCGCCGCCGGCGAATACCCGGTCGAAGCCGTACAGGCCATGGCCCGCGTGTGCCTGGGCGCCGAGAAACACCCCACCAGCCAGAAATCCAGCCACCGCATCGGGCGCCAGTTCCAGCGTTGCGACGAGAGCGTGGCGCTGGCGACCATGTACACCGCCAACCACTTCCCGGGCGTCAAGGCCATCATCAGCCTGACCGAAAGTGGCTACAGCCCGCTGATCATGTCGCGCATCCGCTCCTCGATCCCGATCTTCGCCTTTACCCCGCATCGCGAAGCCCAGGCCCGTGTGGCGTTGTTCCGCGGCGTCTACACCGTGCCATTCGACCCGGCCTCGCTGCCGGCCAACAAGGTCAGCCAGGCGGCGGTGGATGAATTGCTCAAGCGCGGCGTGGTCGAGCCGGGCGACTGGGTGATCCTGACCAAGGGCGACAGCTACCATGGTACCGGTGGCACCAACACCATGAAGATCCTGCACGTCGGCGATCAGATGGTCTGA
- a CDS encoding universal stress protein, with protein MKFERLLVVIDPEHEQQPALQRAAALARKTGAELHLLQVDYHPGLEAGLLDNRLLTRAREAMLLQRREELTARVAELGAEGLKIAVEVRWGKRRHEEILSRAAVLQPDILFKSTHPSSALRRLLFSDTSWQLIRRSPVPVWLVHDAQWNGQHLCAALDPLHSADKPAALDHLLIRTSQALEAQLGLQAEYLHAQAPLPRSLMFDAEVAQEYEDYVTTSTREHRQAFDALIAQHAIDKAQAHLLEGFAEEVIPRFVRKHNIDLLVMGAIARGHLENLLIGHTAERVLERVECDLLVIKPSGKE; from the coding sequence ATGAAATTCGAACGACTGCTGGTCGTCATCGACCCGGAACACGAGCAACAACCCGCCCTGCAACGCGCCGCCGCACTGGCGCGCAAAACCGGCGCAGAACTGCACCTGCTGCAAGTCGACTACCACCCGGGCCTGGAAGCCGGCCTTCTCGACAACCGCCTGCTCACCCGTGCCCGCGAAGCCATGCTGCTGCAGCGCCGCGAGGAGTTGACCGCTCGCGTCGCCGAGCTGGGTGCCGAAGGCCTCAAGATTGCGGTGGAGGTTCGCTGGGGCAAGCGCCGACACGAGGAAATCCTCTCTCGCGCTGCCGTTCTGCAGCCGGACATCTTGTTCAAATCGACCCACCCCAGCAGCGCGCTGCGTCGCCTGCTATTTAGCGACACCAGTTGGCAGCTGATTCGGCGCAGCCCGGTACCGGTGTGGCTGGTGCACGACGCGCAGTGGAACGGTCAGCACCTGTGCGCGGCGCTCGACCCACTGCACAGCGCCGACAAACCTGCCGCCCTGGATCACCTGCTGATTCGCACCAGCCAGGCCCTAGAGGCACAGCTCGGCCTGCAGGCCGAGTACCTGCATGCACAGGCGCCACTGCCCCGCTCGCTGATGTTCGACGCCGAAGTAGCGCAGGAATATGAAGACTACGTGACCACCTCTACACGCGAGCATCGCCAGGCGTTCGACGCGCTGATCGCCCAGCACGCCATCGACAAGGCGCAGGCCCATCTGCTGGAAGGCTTCGCCGAGGAAGTCATCCCGCGCTTCGTGCGCAAGCACAATATCGACCTGCTGGTGATGGGCGCCATCGCCCGCGGCCATCTGGAAAACCTGCTGATCGGTCATACCGCCGAACGGGTGCTGGAACGGGTCGAGTGCGACCTGCTGGTGATCAAACCAAGCGGCAAAGAGTAG